AAGTCTAGTTTCAAGGAATGCATGCatgagaataaaaaaaatgttctctgTAATTTATTGGTTCATACTTTGCAAACAGAGTTTGTAATAACTGAGTGACCCCTCTGATTTGCACTTGTTTTGATGGTAGACAGAATGCATAATACggtgatttacaaaaacattgacTATTCGGTGAAACTGAATAGGTTACTAACAACTCTCGTATTACAGTATTTGTAAAGTGATTGCTTATTTGTTTTTTAACAGTAAGCTATTTAGGACAGTTAACCTATATCAATCACCATGTCAGCATCACTTACCGCAGTTAAAACTCTGAAATCTTCCTTTGTTAAGTATCGCAAGATAGTAACATTCAGTTTCCCCATATTAAGTTCTGGCAGAtatctatataattatattagCAATTCCAAACAATACAAGTTATAACACTCAATAACAATAACCAACGTGCAACCTATCCTGTGTGATCATATAAACTACTACAATAACAAATCTCTCTGATATTCGAGAGGTCGAAAAAAATTACGAGTATAATATTGGTAAAGAGTGGTTACAGAATGTATCATCTTTGACACAGTACATGACTCTGCGTTGTATTATGAAAATTGTGTAGTTGATTACGTATATAATAATTTTGCACTAACGTTTtcgaaggaaataaaagaaaatacttaGCTATTCTATTGTACTTTACATACTCGTACCAAACTACTTGCACAGGCATTATAAACTGACGTAAGGGATAGCATGACTTTTCTATTTGCAGCTTTATTTTTCCTTGATAAAAATTTATTTCGGTGTATTTGAGTTACAGAATACAAGTAATGTAAATATTCAACCAAATGGGAATCTTAATAATAGATTTAAGTCATTACAGGTGGTTTACATAGCCTACTGTTAGCCTAGATCATTCTAGATCATAGTATGATCTAGGCTGTTAGTCAATAATGCGTAACAGCGGACGTTGACATTACACAATAGGTAGGTTCAGTATATTTGAAGGCGACGTGACAGGTGGGAGGAGTGTGCACTACTTTATCCTAATAATATACAAAACGGAAAGAGATTGGGGAAAACCCCCTCCAAATATCGTGAAGGTTAGTTCCTGTCTAATTTGAATGTCATGTCATATTTATAGTATAAAGATGGAAATGTGGACTAATGTTACCGTTTGTTTTCAGAAATACACATTACAAACTTTGTGTAGTTTAATGGAGTCGTTAGTAAGATGGAAACGAAGTTAATAAAATGGTTCAGTAAGACTGTTAGTAGGAGAATCAACATGACAGAGTCAGCAAAGAAACGTGAAACAAAGGGTGAGTTATCAGAAGTTATTCAAGAGAAGATAAACATATCCGTGCATAAAGAAATTGAGAAAGGTAGAATAGAGAATGATCAATTTGTAGTAGTAAATCAGTCTACAATGAACTCCCATCATTCTGAATGTAGGTTAGTGTCTGCATGTGCTTACAATGCGCCAAATATTGCAGAACCAGAAACTAAAAGTGATGTGAGAGAAATTTGTGGATCTTCACAGTGTTCAACAGATGCTGAAATACCTGAGAATGAATTGGTGTTAGATTCATCGTGTGTTGCAGTAGGTTTATGTGATGAAATAGGACTGTCATCGAATTCAAATTCAGCCAGTGAATTAATAAGTGTGAATTCAAGTGCAATGAGTGTGGCGCCCAGCATATATTCAGCATTAACTGCAGATGAATTAGCCTTAGTTGAGAGCGATcttgaaatgtttttaaatagaACATGCCCGATCACATACTATGATTTCTGTGTGGTAACCTGTGACATAGATTATGAagaagcagcaaaattcagatccGAATTTTGTAAGGAATATAATTTAACAGGATGTATGTTGTATGATCCTGATATTGCAAGTTTAGGAGAGGATATATTTGACCAGTACGAAGCAATGATGGAAATAAGTACAAAAGTATTCTTTTATCATACTGAAAACTACAAGAAAGATCATGTTCATCTTCGTGTGCAAAATGGTGCTGTATACCAACAACTTTGGGAACGAATGCGTAGAGACAGAGATAAATGTGTACCAGTATTTCCTAATGGGAGTCACAGAGTAGGACTTGCTCTTTCAGGTGTGTCAGGACTCGATCCCACTATTCCAGATAATATGCGCAGAAGAGTTCTAGTAACATTCAATGATAGGATACGAAAAATTCGTGTGTTGAAGCAAGAGAATGCCAAGAGAAGAAGATCAGAACTTTATAAACAATTACTTTCCAAATATGTTAGTCAGTATATGATTAAAAAGAAATCTCATTTACCTATAAgtgaaacagaatctactagtaCTGCTCTTTCCGAAACTGGAATATTAAGTTTGCAAGAAACATTATCATCACTCCCTATTGAAGAAGAGTCGCAGAAAGATATATGTAAACTTGTAACTGAAAGCTGTGAAAATATGTCTCAACTTGAACAAAAACTGTGTGACGTCAGTATAACTCAATCGTCAGGTATTCACATAGGTCCTAGGATAGAAGTGAATGTGCACATCAACAAGAG
The window above is part of the Periplaneta americana isolate PAMFEO1 chromosome 11, P.americana_PAMFEO1_priV1, whole genome shotgun sequence genome. Proteins encoded here:
- the LOC138708913 gene encoding uncharacterized protein, with translation MNSHHSECRLVSACAYNAPNIAEPETKSDVREICGSSQCSTDAEIPENELVLDSSCVAVGLCDEIGLSSNSNSASELISVNSSAMSVAPSIYSALTADELALVESDLEMFLNRTCPITYYDFCVVTCDIDYEEAAKFRSEFCKEYNLTGCMLYDPDIASLGEDIFDQYEAMMEISTKVFFYHTENYKKDHVHLRVQNGAVYQQLWERMRRDRDKCVPVFPNGSHRVGLALSGVSGLDPTIPDNMRRRVLVTFNDRIRKIRVLKQENAKRRRSELYKQLLSKYVSQYMIKKKSHLPISETESTSTALSETGILSLQETLSSLPIEEESQKDICKLVTESCENMSQLEQKLCDVSITQSSGIHIGPRIEVNVHINKSEGQECCHSSDSDDN